One Alosa alosa isolate M-15738 ecotype Scorff River chromosome 22, AALO_Geno_1.1, whole genome shotgun sequence DNA segment encodes these proteins:
- the LOC125287783 gene encoding uncharacterized protein LOC125287783, which translates to MAKMDQSTALKSFIGMTKPAMVEVGNSYKCSLCKKAGDYASLVPHIQTHSRNVLTYKGIQIYRCGLDCCDVPHYHCCFCNQSVVLKNVFIRHLKRCDECLTHKANAKQTCSGDQNSNRTTASSRPSANAPSVGIVVQTSAGPALLRTTPVQLQGTAGHLLLLQTTATASSPKQASTVKSSPQETTTVTTTSTSNKALTTTSSQDDEPTTTSFPSQAPELQTPTTAAMELAPDPMETLPNTTATSPSLPQTTASSPSPRQPTTAPSWQQTSVTSSSADQASTGTPSEEQESLSANPVSPSHSPPPSASEMAEMSSQSESKEQRRRMKCPHCPMVLFKRNLKVHITRHHKDLPVPARENPKRTAQLKSVWVDRKNGIVAVRRHARGFLAPVHAQRKVYDGQVVRCDLKECHQFQQMAKRHGLSVSHCQHTKDLDLCNETVPYVVLDQEVLDEMVVVKQLSDAKRAVCLRRQKMAQAAKIPFSVRVDLGGAPRRVFVSVHESKTNEFSCLGRVMVSYNVDRNEWHCPCTKPHISCVHKNIAKWHVFQTNRDLIKGAGLPSRNASGRGNVDSTNDTNSANGVVKRSVEYIYEHKRIPAELPEDLTNTVFEFPAHLFPVETTCDLCLHEPSLEESEIVTDQAKIVTMMGVADHISTYIRRCPDCQVLYRYQEWQDGLHNFDNHLILSIELCLYLRHSLQNQTPVSRAVQTLESLRNVRFPSAEDLLNAYSHFEAMNGIENTDSAIDDNDCRPALVADLHRKAFLTLHWR; encoded by the exons ATGGCGAAGATGGATCAGTCGACG GCTTTAAAATCCTTTATTGGAATGACCAAACCTGCTATGGTTGAAGTGGGTAACTCTTACAAGTGTTCACTGTGCAAGAAGGCAGGCGATTACGCATCTCTAGTGCCCCACATTCAAACCCATTCAAGAAACGTCCTCACGTATAAAG GAATACAAATATACAGATGCGGCTTAGACTGCTGCGACGTGCCACACTACCACTGTTGCTTTTGTAATCAAAGTGTCGTCTTGAAAAATGTGTTTATAAGGCATCTGAAAAGATGCGACGAATGTCTCACACATAAGGCAAATGCCAAACAGACTTGTTCCGGTGATCAGAACAGTAACAGGACTACAGCCTCATCTCGGCCGTCGGCGAATGCCCCTTCCGTGGGCATTGTGGTACAGACCTCGGCTGGACCCGCGTTGCTGCGAACTACACCCGTTCAGTTGCAAGGCACAGCAGGACATTTGTTGCTGCTTCAAACCACAGCGACCGCATCCTCGCCAAAGCAAGCCTCAACAGTGAAGTCCTCGCCTCAAGAAACGACAACAGTAACAACCACGTCCACTTCTAATAAAGCTCTAACAACTACATCCTCGCAGGATGACGAGCCAACAACTACATCGTTTCCATCACAAGCCCCTGAGTTGCAGACCCCAACCACTGCAGCTATGGAGCTGGCCCCCGATCCTATGGAAACCTTACCGAACACCACAGCCACGTCACCATCGCTGCCGCAAACAACCGCTTCGTCTCCTTCACCGCGGCAGCCCACAACGGCACCATCGTGGCAGCAAACGTCGGTCACCTCGTCCTCTGCAGATCAAGCTTCAACAGGCACACCCTCTGAAGAGCAGGAATCCTTGTCCGCAAACCCGGTGTCCCCCTCTCACTCGCCACCTCCCTCAGCGTCCGAAATGGCCGAAATGTCATCTCAGTCCGAGTCCAAAGAGCAGAGGCGAAGGATGAAGTGTCCCCACTGTCCCATGGTTCTCTTTAAACGCAATCTGAAGGTCCACATAACCCGACACCATAAGGACCTGCCGGTGCCGGCACGAGAGAACCCCAAAAGGACGGCGCAGCTCAAGAGTGTTTGGGTGGACCGGAAGAACGGGATCGTGGCTGTCCGGAGACATGCGCGCGGGTTCCTGGCGCCGGTGCATGCCCAGCGGAAGGTCTACGATGGCCAGGTGGTCCGTTGCGACCTCAAGGAGTGTCACCAGTTCCAGCAGATGGCCAAACGCCACGGGCTGAGTGTCAGCCACTGTCAGCACACGAAGGATCTGGACCTCTGCAACGAGACGGTGCCGTATGTGGTCCTGGACCAGGAGGTGCTGGACGAGATGGTCGTCGTCAAGCAACTCAGCGACGCCAAGCGAGCCGTGTGCCTGAGGAGACAGAAGATGGCCCAGGCCGCCAAGATTCCCTTCTCGGTGCGGGTGGACCTGGGTGGGGCGCCGCGCCGTGTCTTCGTCTCCGTCCACGAGTCCAAAACGAACGAGTTCAGCTGTCTGGGCAGGGTCATGGTGAGCTACAACGTCGACCGCAACGAGTGGCACTGTCCGTGCACGAAACCTCACATCTCGTGCGTCCACAAGAACATTGCGAAATGGCATGTCTTCCAGACCAACCGGGACTTAATCAAGGGCGCAGGTTTGCCCTCCAGGAATGCTTCTGGGCGAGGGAACGTGGACTCCACCAACGACACCAACTCTGCCAACGGCGTCGTCAAGCGCAGTGTGGAGTACATTTACGAGCATAAAAGAATCCCCGCCGAGCTACCAGAGGACCTGACCAACACTGTGTTTGAGTTCCCCGCACATTTGTTTCCAGTGGAGACGACCTGCGACCTTTGTTTACACGAGCCGAGCCTTGAGGAATCAGAGATCGTGACAGACCAAGCCAAGATTGTCACCATGATGGGAGTAGCTGACC ACATATCCACGTACATCAGGCGTTGCCCAGACTGCCAAGTCCTCTACCGGTATCAGGAATGGCAAGATGGCCTCCACAACTTCGACAATCATCTCATTCTGAGTATAGAGCTCTGCCTCTATCTCAGACACAGTTTACAG AACCAAACTCCGGTGTCCAGAGCCGTTCAGACGCTGGAGAGCTTGCGGAATGTCCGATTCCCCTCAGCAGAAGATCTTCTCAACGCTTACTCCCACTTTGAGGCGATGAATGGCATCGAAAACACAGACTCTGCCATTGATGACAATGACTGCAGGCCTGCTCTTGTAGCGGATCTTCACAGGAAGGCTTTCCTGACCCTTCATTGGAgatga
- the abi3b gene encoding formin-like protein 5 isoform X1, whose translation MKDENYLENMNKILQEAPAARKALLDNYENLFKVAEYCENNYNMGVDTNRAVEESKAYANQALASVSYQINRLASSVLHLLDTQTSQLSKMESCVFVINQSVNMHKEKVARREIGLLTVEARVPRGKEIVPPESPVVVPEYKRTPISYAILDYLGHGLWDGGKPPEKPPTTAPEQPSTTPVIDPGHRAAYGIAVAPPSVPTWSPKDTSSAPGSSCPPPPPSPSSSGVPPPPPPPLNDSMGSNVPPPPPPPPSSSGVPPPPPPPLLNGSMGSNVPPPPPPPPSSSGVPPPPPPPPPPPPLLNGSMGSNVPPPPPSSSGVPPPPPPPPPPLLNGSMGSNVPPPPPPPPAFGGSSASVPPPPPPPPPPPPLGSTGVPPPPGATANSVPPPPPPPPLGSTGNNLPPPPPPPPGMTRTGIPPPPPPPPPPPPPM comes from the exons ATGAAGGACGAGAATTATTTGGAGAACATGAACAAGATTCTTCAGGAGGCTCCAGCTGCTAGGAAGGCTCTTCTCGACAATTACGAGAATCTCTTTAAAGTGGCCGAATACTGCGAGAATAATTACAATATG GGGGTGGACACAAACCGAGCGGTGGAGGAGTCCAAGGCCTACGCCAACCAGGCTCTGGCCAGCGTCTCCTACCAGATCAACCGCCTGGCCAGTAGCGTACTCCACTTACTGGACACACAGACCTCACAGCTCAGCAAAATGGAGTCCTGTGTCTTTGTCATCAATCAG TCGGTTAACATGCACAAGGAGAAGGTGGCCCGGCGGGAGATCGGCCTTCTCACCGTGGAGGCCAGAGTACCCCGCGGCAAAGAAATAGTCCCTCCCGAGTCCCCTGTTGTGGTGCCCGAGTACAAACGCACCCCGATATCCTACGCCATCCTGGATTACCTGGGTCACGGATTATGG GATGGTGGAAAACCACCGGAGAAACCACCGACCACTGCGCCAGAGCAGCCCAGCACCACCCCTGTGATTGACCCTGGTCACAG GGCTGCCTATGGCATTGCTGTAGCACCTCCATCTGTGCCCACTTGGAGTCCCAAGGATACCTCGTCTGCCCCTGGGTCCTCGtgcccaccacctcctccttctcccagcTCCTCTGGtgttccacctcctcctcctcctcctctgaatGATAGCATGGGTAGCAAtgttcctcctccaccacctcctccacccagcTCCTCTGGtgttccacctcctcctcctcctcctcttctgaaTGGTAGCATGGGTAGCAAtgttcctcctccaccacctcctccacccagcTCCTCTGGtgttccacctcctcctcctcctcctcctcctcctcctcctcttctgaaTGGTAGCATGGGTAGCAAtgttcctcctccaccacccagCTCCTCTGGtgttccacctcctcctcctcctcctcctcctcctcttctgaaTGGTAGCATGGGTAGCAAtgttcctcctccaccacctcctccacctgctTTTGGGGGTTCAAGTGCCTCTgtacccccacctcctcctccaccaccaccaccaccaccacttggTTCAACAGGTGTTCCTCCACCACCTGGTGCAACAGCTAATTctgtccccccacccccaccaccaccaccacttggTTCCACGGGTAATAacctccccccacctcctccacctccccctggGATGACTAGGACCGGcattcctcctccacctcctcctcctcctcctcctcctccaccaatGTAG
- the nmt1b gene encoding glycylpeptide N-tetradecanoyltransferase 1b, with the protein MPENTEMAESKPLKKSQEDEGTCEKKKSKRKSKERKTWARDGLRDPFEVLDALPESKQQEIQRALHLFSLGQGPPRSLAEARRHTYRFWDTQPVPKIGEEVNDHGPVLEQEKCVPREEPYSLPDGFSWATLDLLNPAQLEELCVLLNENYIEEDDNTMRFVFSPQFLLWALCPPGWQCQWHCGVRVNSNQKLVGFISGIPSTIHAYDT; encoded by the exons ATGCCGGAAAACACAGAAATGGCTGAGTCGAAACCCTT GAAGAAGAGCCAGGAGGATGAAGGGACTTgtgaaaagaagaaaagcaAGAGGAAGAGTAAGGAGAGGAAGACGTGGGCTAGAGACGGGCTGCGGGACCCCTTTGAAGTT ctgGATGCGCTGCCTGAGTCCAAGCAGCAGGAGATCCAGAGAGCGCTGCACCTCTTCTCTCTGGGTCAGGGGCCCCCCAGGAGTCTGGCCGAGGCCCGCAGGCACACCTACCGCTTCTGGGATACGCAGCCCGTGCCCAAGATAG GTGAGGAGGTAAATGATCATGGGCCAGTCCTGGAACAGGAGAAGTGTGTTCCACGCGAGGAACCGTACTCTCTGCCTGATGGCTTCAGCTGGGCCACCCTGGACCTCCTGAACCCCGCACAG cTGGAAGagttgtgtgtgctgttgaaCGAGAACTACATCGAGGAGGATGACAACACCATGAGATTTGTCTTCTCCCCACAGTTTCTGCTATG GGCCCTGTGCCCGCCTGGCTGGCAGTGCCAGTGGCATTGTGGGGTGCGGGTGAACTCCAACCAGAAGCTGGTGGGCTTCATCAGTGGCATCCCCTCTACCATCCACGCCTATGACACGTGA
- the LOC125287740 gene encoding sperm axonemal maintenance protein CFAP97D1-like isoform X2 translates to MVDSKAPRTYIHCHLKMKKIQMEQERLMEVERDNRLLVSRIARTMAKGGLDNWNQEYEMLTENSGTTDLRNRELVKISLENQAVLKKIKTTKPVYDHKHWLNDFKVTRDYMNRLRKYPHNNTTKVRPLELIN, encoded by the exons ATGGTTGACAGCAAAGCTCCAAGAACCTACATACACTGTCAcctgaaaatgaagaaaattcAG ATGGAGCAAGAGCGACtgatggaggtggagagggacaACAGGCTGCTGGTCTCCAGAATCGCCCGCACCATGGCCAAAGGAGGCCTGGATAACTGGAACCAGGAGTACGAGATGTTGACCGAGAACAG TGGGACCACCGACCTGCGGAACAGGGAGCTGGTGAAGATCTCCCTGGAGAACCAGGCCGTCCTCAAGAAGATTAAGACCACCAAGCCCGTGTACGACCACAAGCACTGGCTCAACGACTTCAAA GTGACAAGAGATTACATGAATCGGCTGAGAAAATATCCACATAACAATACTACGAAG GTGCGTCCTCTGGAATTGATTAACTGA
- the LOC125287740 gene encoding sperm axonemal maintenance protein CFAP97D1-like isoform X1: MNKADYLAFPAIVSTPGQYIHMRTMWDGHHYKYHMDRMRNVKPMVDSKAPRTYIHCHLKMKKIQMEQERLMEVERDNRLLVSRIARTMAKGGLDNWNQEYEMLTENSGTTDLRNRELVKISLENQAVLKKIKTTKPVYDHKHWLNDFKVTRDYMNRLRKYPHNNTTKVRPLELIN; the protein is encoded by the exons ATGAATAAAGCCGATTATTTGGCCTTCCCAGCCATAGTGAGCACTCCAGGCCAGTATATTCACATGAGAACAATGTGGGATGGTCACCATTACAAATATCATATGGACAGAATGAGAAATG TAAAACCTATGGTTGACAGCAAAGCTCCAAGAACCTACATACACTGTCAcctgaaaatgaagaaaattcAG ATGGAGCAAGAGCGACtgatggaggtggagagggacaACAGGCTGCTGGTCTCCAGAATCGCCCGCACCATGGCCAAAGGAGGCCTGGATAACTGGAACCAGGAGTACGAGATGTTGACCGAGAACAG TGGGACCACCGACCTGCGGAACAGGGAGCTGGTGAAGATCTCCCTGGAGAACCAGGCCGTCCTCAAGAAGATTAAGACCACCAAGCCCGTGTACGACCACAAGCACTGGCTCAACGACTTCAAA GTGACAAGAGATTACATGAATCGGCTGAGAAAATATCCACATAACAATACTACGAAG GTGCGTCCTCTGGAATTGATTAACTGA
- the abi3b gene encoding abl interactor 1 isoform X2: MKDENYLENMNKILQEAPAARKALLDNYENLFKVAEYCENNYNMGVDTNRAVEESKAYANQALASVSYQINRLASSVLHLLDTQTSQLSKMESCVFVINQSVNMHKEKVARREIGLLTVEARVPRGKEIVPPESPVVVPEYKRTPISYAILDYLGHGLWDGGKPPEKPPTTAPEQPSTTPVIDPGHRYGSVWSITLSGCLWHCCSTSICAHLESQGYLVCPWVLVPTTSSFSQLLWCSTSSSSSSE, encoded by the exons ATGAAGGACGAGAATTATTTGGAGAACATGAACAAGATTCTTCAGGAGGCTCCAGCTGCTAGGAAGGCTCTTCTCGACAATTACGAGAATCTCTTTAAAGTGGCCGAATACTGCGAGAATAATTACAATATG GGGGTGGACACAAACCGAGCGGTGGAGGAGTCCAAGGCCTACGCCAACCAGGCTCTGGCCAGCGTCTCCTACCAGATCAACCGCCTGGCCAGTAGCGTACTCCACTTACTGGACACACAGACCTCACAGCTCAGCAAAATGGAGTCCTGTGTCTTTGTCATCAATCAG TCGGTTAACATGCACAAGGAGAAGGTGGCCCGGCGGGAGATCGGCCTTCTCACCGTGGAGGCCAGAGTACCCCGCGGCAAAGAAATAGTCCCTCCCGAGTCCCCTGTTGTGGTGCCCGAGTACAAACGCACCCCGATATCCTACGCCATCCTGGATTACCTGGGTCACGGATTATGG GATGGTGGAAAACCACCGGAGAAACCACCGACCACTGCGCCAGAGCAGCCCAGCACCACCCCTGTGATTGACCCTGGTCACAGGTACGGTTCGGTCTGGTCCATCACACTCAGT GGCTGCCTATGGCATTGCTGTAGCACCTCCATCTGTGCCCACTTGGAGTCCCAAGGATACCTCGTCTGCCCCTGGGTCCTCGtgcccaccacctcctccttctcccagcTCCTCTGGtgttccacctcctcctcctcctcctctgaatGA